The segment AAGATGCCATCTGCCAGGAGCATGGCGCGGTGTTCATCATGGGCATCGGTGCGCCGCTGAACGATGGTCAGCCCCACGACCTGCGCGCCCCCGACTATGACGACTGGACAACCACGATGGATGGCCAGACCGGTCTCAACGGCGACATCTTGGTCTGGTACCCGGTGCTTGGATGCGCCATGGAGCTTTCGTCAATGGGGATCCGAGTGGACCAGGAGGCTTTGCGCAGGCAGCTTGCCGCCTGCGGAGAACTTCAGCGCGAAGGCCTGTACTACCACCAACGGCTGTTGCGGGGAGAACTGCCCCTTTCCATCGGGGGCGGTATCGGCCAGTCGCGACTGTGCATGCTCTATCTGCGCAAAGCGCACATCGGCGAGGTGCAGGCGGCGATCTGGCCCGAGGAGGTCAGAAAGAGATGCCGCGAGCACGGCATCCCGTTGCTATGAGCTGATCACGTGACTCGGCGGAGAAGGCCGAGAGGAGCACGAGCAATGGCTGGTCGCAAGATCGATAATCGACAGAAGAAGGTGGTCACGCCCAAGCGAGAGTATGGCAAGGACCGCGGGCACTTCCAGCGGCAAAAACAGGCGCAGCGCCGTCAGCAGGGCGGCGCGCCAAAGCGCTGACAAGACTGAGGGGTGGCAAACACTATGGAACGCCTGCTCATCAATCCCAAGAACCCGCAGGGGAGGCTCATCCGGCGCGCGGCAGCCGTGTTGGAAGATGGCGGGGTAGTCTGCTACCCCACGGACACGGTGTACGGGATCGGGTGCGACATCTTCCACAAGAAGGCCATCGAGCGGATCTACAGAATGAAGGGCAAGGGGCACAAGGACCCCTTGAGCTTCATCTGCCCCAACTTGCAGGGCATCGCCCAGTACGCGCACGTCTCCGACCACGCCTATCGCATCATGCGCCGGCTCCTGCCTGGCCCCTACACGGTCGTTCTCCCGGCCACGCGCTTGGTGCCCAAGATGATGATGTCGAACCGCAAGACCGTGGGCATCCGTGTGCCAGACAACCGCATCTGCCTGATGCTATTGGAAGAGTTCGGGAAGCCCATCGTCAGCACCAGTGCCTCTTTGCCTGGCGGCGAGATTCTCCATGATCCCGATGAAATTGCCGAAGCGCTCGCTCCCCACATTGACCTTTTCTTGGACTGCGGCCCGCTGGGACTGGAGCCTTCGACTGTGGTGGACTTGACCGGTGAAGAGCCGGTGGTATTGCGCCAGGGCAAGGGGCCCATTGACCTGCTGGTCTGAAAAATGAGGAGAGAGAAGGTGAGAAGGGAGCGCTTTTTGGCCGGGGGAGCTGTCATTGCTGTCCTCGTCTTGCTTGCGGGTTGCGTGCGTATTCCCACCGTCACCCCGGAGATGCAGGCGACCATCGAGCAGGTGGGAAGGGAGTTTTGCCCAGACGAGCGCGTGGCCTTGTACGCAATCCAGGCACACCCAGGGGTCAAAGGGATTGTGCTCACTGGCCAGACTACCTCGGCGGAAGCCAAACAGGCCCTGCTTTCGCGGCTGCAACGGCTTGGCGAGATCCCCATGGTGGATAGCATCGTGGTGCTGCCCGACCCACAGCTGGGCGAGGAGCAATTTGGTCTCGTGCGGGTCAGCGTCGCCGACCTGCGCAAGGAGCCTTCGTTCAAGGCGGAGCTCTTGGATCAGGTGCTGCTCGGACACAAAGTGGACCTGCTTAGGCGCAGTCGGGGATGGTACTTCTGCCGGGCGCAAGACGGATACCTGGGCTGGATCGCAGACGAGAGCATAACACCCGTGCACGAAGCTGCGTTGCGGGAGTGGCAGAGCAAGCGACTGCTGGTGGTAAAGGAACATTGGGCCCGCGCGTTTGCCTCGGCAACAGAAGGCGCAGGTCCGATCAGCGATCTGGTGCGCGGCAACCTCCTTGCGGCAGTCGGCTCGCGGGGTGCCTGGTACGAGGTGCTCTATCCGGACGGGCGCGTGGGTTTTGTGCAGAGCAGCATTGTGGCCGATTATGACTCACTGCGGGCGCACATCGTCGCCTCGCCCGAGGCCATCGTGGCCGATGCGCGGAGCTTCATCGGCTACCCCTACGTCTGGGGCGGCACCTCAACGAAAGGCATGGACTGCTCGGGGTTGACCTCCATTGTGTTCGGCTGGCACGGGATTGCACTGCCACGCGACGC is part of the Calditrichota bacterium genome and harbors:
- a CDS encoding C40 family peptidase, translating into MRRERFLAGGAVIAVLVLLAGCVRIPTVTPEMQATIEQVGREFCPDERVALYAIQAHPGVKGIVLTGQTTSAEAKQALLSRLQRLGEIPMVDSIVVLPDPQLGEEQFGLVRVSVADLRKEPSFKAELLDQVLLGHKVDLLRRSRGWYFCRAQDGYLGWIADESITPVHEAALREWQSKRLLVVKEHWARAFASATEGAGPISDLVRGNLLAAVGSRGAWYEVLYPDGRVGFVQSSIVADYDSLRAHIVASPEAIVADARSFIGYPYVWGGTSTKGMDCSGLTSIVFGWHGIALPRDANMQVTVGESVPIDSTFSQAQPGDLCFFGPSPERITHVGIYAGNY
- a CDS encoding threonylcarbamoyl-AMP synthase, whose protein sequence is MERLLINPKNPQGRLIRRAAAVLEDGGVVCYPTDTVYGIGCDIFHKKAIERIYRMKGKGHKDPLSFICPNLQGIAQYAHVSDHAYRIMRRLLPGPYTVVLPATRLVPKMMMSNRKTVGIRVPDNRICLMLLEEFGKPIVSTSASLPGGEILHDPDEIAEALAPHIDLFLDCGPLGLEPSTVVDLTGEEPVVLRQGKGPIDLLV